The window TGAATTggatttatttacaataccaCCTACTCAGACTACTGTTGAAGAGTCTCATTGGGTTTATTACAATCCAGTCACAACGCTCACAGAGGATTCACCAATTGAATTTCATATTCCAGCTAATGGAGAAGAATATATTGACCTGGCACATACGATGTTAAAAATAAGatgtaaaattacaaaagaagATGGAACTGCTGTTGCCGCTGATGCTGTGGgtgtaacaaataattttttacatacaatGATTAGTCAATgtgatgttttatttaatcaaaagtCAGTCTCTGGATCTAATTCTTCATATCCATACCGTGCATATATTGAAACATTATTAAACTATGGATCAGATGCATCAAACAGCCATTTACAATTGGGACTATGGTTTCTAGATACTCCAGGTTTTATGGAAGCACCAGTAGGAGCTGCTGCTGGAGCACAAAATAAAGGATTGCAAGATCGATCACTTTTTATGACTAATGGCAATCAATTTGAGATGCTTGGGCATTTACatgttgatgtttttaatcaaaataaatttttattgaatggtGTTGAGATGAAAATAACTTTAACACGATCAaagaatgaattttgtttaatggACAACACAGAGGATGGAaattataaagtaaatattttagaagCAACACTCATCATACGTCGTGCTAAGCTCAATCCAAGTGTACTTGTAGCACATTCAAAAGCATTGGCCAAAACGACTGCAAAATATCCTTTGACTAGAGTAGAAGTAAAGAGTTTTATTTTAGCTCAgggtatattatcaaatacacTTGACAATATTATACTAGGAAGTTTACCTAAAAGAATTGTTGTTGGTTTAGTTGATAATAGAGCATTTAATggtcatagaaaatttaatccatttaattttcaacattttaatttaaattttttggccTTATATGTTGGTGGTAAAGCATTATCTCCTAgttttagtaataatattcatgatgCTGAAGCCTATCAGACATTATTTTCTGGAACTGGAATACATTTTGCTGATCATGGAATGAAAATTTCTCGTTCTAGTTTTACGAAGGGCTATACTTTATTTGCATTTGACTTAACACCTGACCTCTCTGCTAATGATAGCATGTActggaatttaataaaaaatggaagTCTCAGAATTGAGATAAGATTCGGTGTTGCACTTGctcaaacaataaattgtataGTATATGCCgagtttgataatattatagaaattGATAGTACACGTCAGGTACTATTAGATTATAGTAATTAAGAAGGGGTATACGTATATATAGAGCTACTTTAGTTTATGTTATTCAGTCATAAATATGTCGGAAGTTTTAATCATTGATATTCAGTGTCTAGTTGGATCTCGCAATGAATACTACCCGAAAGAAATTTCTGTCTTGACATTACacgataaatttataagtCATTGGATAATTGGACCTTTTAAGTACTCGAAACTTGAAAAAGGAGCTCGTCGACAAAACAATtggttaacaaaaaattatcataaaattgattGGGACGCATCTGAAGTACCTTACAAAAATCTACaatcattaattgaaaaaattggagaacttggtaaaaatatttatgtgagAGGTGAAGAGAAACGTAtgtttttacaacaatatttgCGAGaacattgtattattaatttagaaaatatatcacCACGATTTGGTTTATTACCAGCAGACGaacattattgtttatttcacGGAGTAAATTATCCTAATTATACTCGTACTCAACAAaacgtttataaattaaaaaattggttaattggaaaaaaattaattatacgaAGAGGAAAAAGTGAAGACGACATTGAAGTAGATGTAGTCTTTAATTCGTTTTTCAATACAGTCAAAGAAACATTGGTATGAATACTATCAATTGGTTGACGCATTACCACTTACGGATTTGACACGTGCAGGAGTATACGCTAGTGACCGATTACCTCATATATGGACGAAACCTTGTTGGAATTATTGTTGTCTTGATAATCATAATCAACCAGGTCCTCATTGGGTGTGTTTACGTCAATAATTTGGGACATGGACTCTTCTTCGACGCTTCGGAACGACCTCCGAGATCCCCGTTCCCTTTACGCTCTCAAAAGAAATTGTGTCATCCACGAGTACAACAATATACAGCTGCAAAGTGTTACGAGTAATTGTTGCGGTCATTGGTGCATTGTTGCTCTTCATTATTTCGCGAATGGTGGGAGGCTCGACGGATTTCTCCGATTATTTACGAATGATGTTGAACGGAACGACCGATATATTTTaagaatgtttaaaaaaattgttagtaGACGTAAGAATTATAaacataagaaaaattttcatttcctTACTGGTAGTGGATCTAAAATACAATCATCTATTTGTAatcgaaattaaataaataaattaataaaaaaacatgtgtggaatttttattggaaaataagtAGTTTATAAATTGGGGAATTGCATCCATTGGTTCAGGTGAAAACTCCCCTCccatattatcaaaaaatgtacCCACGTCGTCTCTTACGACAActagttttaaaaatgacgTCTTCAGTAGAGGATAGAAAACgtagatataataaatatatttatcgtgTAGAAGAAACTAGACAAAAAAGTATAGAGCTATCACCGATAGCAGATATTTGTGATCCTGTAAGATTTTCTGCTGCTGGATTTTATTATACTGGTTATGGATCTAAGTTGAAATGTTTTGAGTGTTGTGTTGAAATTGAAGAATGGAATCGAGGTGACAATCCGTGGCTAGATCATCAACGTGCTAAGGCAAGCTGTCgttttattagaaatatagCTTGTGGTAATGTTCCTAGAGGAGTAAGCCCACAACTTATACCTATGGAAGGTGATCCACATTGTATACCTACAGATTTTCGTGCTTCGTATCGTGTTCCATCTACTTCAAGAGAAGAAGACCGTACATTTTATgctgaattttatattgatcttGAAATGGAAGAATATTCTAATCCTCCAATTGAAGAACATTGTGTTGGAATATCTACTACACCTCCAGCGGAAAAAGATCTGGTCTCATATGAATCAcgattaaatacattttattattggcCGAAATATATTTCTCAGACAAAAGAATCCATGGCTGAGgctggatttttttattcgtctaTAGGAGATTATGTAATTTGTCATCATTGTGGAAATGGAATTAAagattggaaaaataatgaagatcCATGGGAAGAACATGCTAGATATTTTCCGGAATGTTATTTTCTCCGActaatataaatgattttgtCGAACGATATTCATTGCAatacaattttgaaaaaaatatgaagaaagtacagaagaaaaaaaaattaagaaaagaaagacaaaataaaaaaagataaaaaaagtaaaaaagaagatgatacatttgtttgtaaaatttgttataatgAACCATTGTCTGTTATTTTTCTTCCTTGTTTACATATGGTTACATGTGTCAAATGTGCTCCAGCAattgataaatgtattatatgtCGAGTTCATATACCTGGTGTCATTCAAccaataatatcataattaaaCATGTGTCAAAAGtagatcaaataaatttttaaaataaataaaatgtcttaattatttaacctATATTTCCCAGCTGCATACAAATGAGtcatacttgaaattttggttaaaaattgaataataaaataataaatgtaatgatataaaaaaaaaaattaaaaattaaataaaaaaaaaaattacacctggGCTGACTCGAACGCTAGACCCTACGctagaaatattaatataactttttattgatttgaaaaattatctgcGTCGATTCCGATTGTTAGTTTAAACATCAAAGAATAAtatagaagtaaaaaaaaaatttttaacatttttattcatgacaatattgacaattgaaaaagttgcTATGTCCCTGTATGATAATACACGGGTCTGACTCGTACACTTTAAATGCtcgttataaattaatttaaaattatctgcGTCAATTCCGATTGTTAgtttaaatatcaaagaataatataaaagtaaaaaaaaatttttaacatttttattcatgacaATATTGAGCATTGAACAAGTTGCTACGTTCCTGTAAAAAAACACGGAGCCTGACTTGAACACTAGCACTACAAACATGGCCGCCCTACACTAACACTTATTTGACTCACACGCATTCTCCATTCAAACTTTTGCTGGGACTTTTGCTGCCGCTGCAGCGCTATAAACATTTTACACTAACAAAACAAGACCCGCCCTACACTAACACTTGTTTGGCTCACACACATTCTCCATTCACACTTCTGCTGACACTTTTGCTTGCAGTCTGGTTGCACCTATGCGCGCGCAcacatcacaaaataatatttaaaaaaaaaataatattattattcatatatatacatactNNNNNNNNNNNNNNNNNNNNNNNNNNNNNNNNNNNNNNNNNNNNNNNNNNNNNNNNNNNNNNNNNNNNNNNNNNNNNNNNNNNNNNNNNNNNNNNNNNNNTTGATTGTGATTGATACTTTGGTTTTTGTTCTTGGTGTTCTTTCAGGACTCATAACAGGTACTGTATCAAGTGGTTTAGCTGTACGAGGTGTTGTTGCTTTTGAACGACTTATGTTTGCATACAACATTCTTGAATGTGCTCTTCTGGCAGCACAAAGATCAATTGCACTATTTGATCTTAAACCAGGTGATGCACGTACAACAGCACTTGATGTTGGTCTTGCTGCTGGTGGTCGTAGAGGCATTCCAGGAATTTTTGAAGTCGGCAAACTACTCATACTACCACTATTACTTTGTGACATGAGAGTTCGTTTGCATGATGGAtccattgaatttaataaagcCTCTGCTTGCTCGGGAAAATGCTCTTTAAAAGTCCAGTATCCCTTTCTTGCA is drawn from Aphidius gifuensis isolate YNYX2018 linkage group LG3, ASM1490517v1, whole genome shotgun sequence and contains these coding sequences:
- the LOC122850929 gene encoding baculoviral IAP repeat-containing protein 7-like, which encodes MTSSVEDRKRRYNKYIYRVEETRQKSIELSPIADICDPVRFSAAGFYYTGYGSKLKCFECCVEIEEWNRGDNPWLDHQRAKASCRFIRNIACGNVPRGVSPQLIPMEGDPHCIPTDFRASYRVPSTSREEDRTFYAEFYIDLEMEEYSNPPIEEHCVGISTTPPAEKDLVSYESRLNTFYYWPKYISQTKESMAEAGFFYSSIGDYVICHHCGNGIKDWKNNEDPWEEHARYFPECYFLRLI